Proteins from a genomic interval of Anas platyrhynchos isolate ZD024472 breed Pekin duck chromosome 4, IASCAAS_PekinDuck_T2T, whole genome shotgun sequence:
- the SHISA3 gene encoding protein shisa-3 homolog, translated as MAGRRRRLLVLLPLRCLLLGLLGGGGGGQPGGGEYCHGWVDGQGGYHEGFQCPEGFDTAAATICCGSCALRYCCAAAEARLEQGGCTNDRQTPDPGVTAQPIYVPFLIVGSIFIAFIIVGSLVAVYCCTCLRPKQPSQPIRFSLRSYQTETLPMILASTSFRTPSRQSSTATSSSSASGSVRRFSFARAEPGCLVASPPPPYTSGCFQPAHTTHLNQPPGFLVSPPYFGYPLQPEPALAGKSCSDFGQS; from the exons atggcggggcggcggcggcggctgctggtgctgctgccgctgcgctgcctcctgctggggctgctgggcggcggcggcggcgggcagccCGGCGGCGGGGAGTACTGCCACGGCTGGGTGGACGGGCAGGGCGGCTACCACGAGGGTTTCCAGTGCCCCGAGGGCTTCGACACGGCGGCCGCCACCATCTGCTGCGGCTCCTGCGCGCTGCGCTACTGCTGCGCCGCCGCCGAGGCGCGCCTGGAGCAGGGCGGCTGCACCAACGACCGGCAGACCCCGGACCCGGGAGTCACCGCCC aGCCCATCTACGTGCCGTTCCTCATAGTCGGATCAATATTTATCGCCTTCATTATCGTGGGCTCTCTGGTGGCGGTTTATTGCTGCACCTGTTTAAGACCTAAGCAGCCTTCTCAGCCAATACGCTTCTCTCTCCGGAGCTACCAGACCGAGACGCTTCCCATGATCCTGGCCTCAACCAGCTTCAGGACGCCGTCGAGGCAGTCGAGCACAGCCACCAGTTCCAGTTCGGCCAGCGGGTCGGTTCGCAGGTTCTCCTTcgcccgggcagagccgggcTGCCTCGTGGCATCGCCACCACCGCCTTACACATCTGGCTGCTTCCAGCCAGCCCACACCACCCACCTGAACCAGCCGCCGGGATTTCTGGTGTCGCCGCCATACTTTGGGTACCCGCTGCAGCCAGAGCCTGCCCTAGCTGGGAAGAGCTGCTCTGATTTCGGCCAGAGCTGA